The following proteins come from a genomic window of Leopardus geoffroyi isolate Oge1 chromosome A3, O.geoffroyi_Oge1_pat1.0, whole genome shotgun sequence:
- the LOC123579769 gene encoding 40S ribosomal protein S8-like: protein MGISWDNWHRSSKTGGRRKLYHRKHELGRPIANTKIGPHRIHTVQVPGGSKYCALRLDLGNFSWGSKCCMHETRIAEVVHNASNNRLVHTKPLVENWIVFTDSTWYPQWYGSPCARLPGHKKGTKLVPEEEGILNKKHSKKIQEKYDERKKNAKISSLLEEPFQQGEFLARMASRPGQCGPADGCVLEGKELELRLRKIKAQKGK from the coding sequence ATGGGCATCTCTTGGGACAACTGGCACAGGAGCTCCAAGACCGGGGGCAGGAGAAAGCTCTACCACAGGAAGCACGAGCTGGGACGCCCCATTGCCAACACTAAGATTGGCCCCCACCGCATACACACAGTTCAAGTTCCGGGAGGCAGTAAGTACTGTGCCTTGAGGCTGGACCTGGGAAACTTTTCCTGGGGCTCCAAGTGTTGTATGCACGAAACAAGGATTGCTGAAGTCGTCCACAATGCATCCAACAACCGACTGGTCCACACCAAGCCCCTGGTGGAGAACTGGATCGTGTTCACTGACAGCACCTGGTACCCACAGTGGTACGGGTCCCCCTGTGCACGGCTCCCGGGCCACAAGAAGGGGACCAAGCTGGTTCCCGAGGAGGAAgggattttaaacaaaaaacattcaaagaaaattcaggagaaatatgatgaaaggaaaaagaatgccaAAATCAGCAGTCTTCTGGAGGAGCCGTTCCAGCAGGGCGAGTTCCTTGCACGCATGGCTTCAAGACCAGGCCAGTGTGGCCCAGCAGATGGCTGTGTGCTAGAGGGCAAGGAGCTCGAGCTCCGTCTTAGGAAAATCAAAGcccagaaaggcaaataa